The DNA sequence GCGAAGCCCTCCGCCGCCCCGCCCGCGCCCTCCATGTCCAGCGTGGGATGCTCCCGATCCGCGAAGTCCGCGCCCGCGAACCCGCCTTCGGCTCCACCGCCCGCGCGGATCAGCCGGTAGCCCGGAGGCAGCGCGTCCAGCACGCCGAACGTCTGACGGAGGCGTCCCGGCGGGCAGGTGAACTCCGCGGCGAGCACCGCCGTGCCGTTGGCGTCATCCCATGCCACCTCCGAGGACTGGAGCACGCAGGGCGCCCCGTCCGCGGACAGCGGGAGCCGGCTCCAGATCCGTGCCTCCACCTCCGGGCGCGGGGCCTGGAGCACGGCGGACGGCGCACGGTCCACGTCCGGGCGGGCGGGCGGAAGGCCGGGCAGCAGCAGGCGCAGCGTGTCCGGCGTCAGGGTGAGCGTCTCCCGAACGCGCTCCGGGGACGCGGCCTCGCGGGCGACCCGCGCGGAGAGGAGATCGTCGGCATGGGCGGACGCGGCGCCCGGCCCCAGCAGGACCAGGGCCATGAACACCACCCGGACGGCGGGGGCCAGCTTCATCGCGCGCGGCAGCCTGCCCTCCGCGCGCCCCCCCGTCCACCTCCGGGTGCGGGCTACTCGTTCACGAACTCCAGGCGCACCTGACGCCGGCCCGAAAGCCCGCCGTGGTGCGCGCCGCAGCGCGGACAGATGAGGGGCGCGTCCCAGTCCCACGACGCCTGCACCTCCTCACCGCAGCAGACCAGGGGGAGCGTGCGCAGCACCTCCTCGTCCGGAGGCAGCGGCCGGGGCAGCGGCTCCGGCGCCACCGACACGAAGGTGGGCCGCGGGTTCTGCGACAGCGTGCGCTGCACGTACGCCAGCTGCTCGTACCGCACGTGGTTCGCCCACGCGCGCGCCATCTGCTCCACGTGCGCGGATTGATCCGGCGTGAGCCACGCGTCCGGGAGCGCGCGGTGGCCGCAGTACAGGCAGTGCCACGCGGGCAGCTCCTCCGCGGTGTACGCCTCGTGCAGGTTCTCGAAGGGGAAGTAGCCTGCCAGCAGCCGCTGCAGCATCCCCGCGTCGTGGCGGCTGGGCCGCGTCTTGAAGGCGCGCTGGCAGCGGGGACACTCGCGCCGCACGAAGCCCGCCTTGTCTCGCGGCAACTCCAGCCACGCCATGTCCAGCTCCGGCGGGTTCACGCCAGCCCCCGCCTGCGCCCCAGCGACGCGACGCCCAGCACGAACGCGATGAGCGAGAACACCAGCAGCAGGTGCACCCAGTGCCCCTCCGTCGAGCCGGTGATCAGCCCCATCCCCCACAACACCAGCAAGATGATGCCCATGGTCCAGTACACGCCACGCCTCCCGCCACACAGGGCCCATGAATCAGACCGGGCGCAAGCTAGGAACGAGGAGGCCCCTCGGCAACAGGTGGCGCTTTCTGCAGGGTCAGGTTGGGCAACAAACTTCCCAGCCCGGGCATTTTTTCCGGACACCGGGAGACGCGCCGCGCCCCGTTTCAGACCCTCTCTTAAGGATCCGTGAGGCAGCGGGCGGACGCAACGTACGCTGGCACGTTGCCTGCTTAGCCTCTGGGTGTGGGCGAGTCAGCGGGCGCGGGCGGCGGGGCGCCAGGGGAGGGCGAGATGCGGGGTTGGACGGTGGCGATGGCGGCGGCGGCGGTGTTGGTGGGGACGGGTGCCGGGGCCTTTCCGGTGCAGGTGCTGGCGGGTGCGCGGGGCGAGGCGCCGGACGTGACGGCCCTGAGGGAGGAGCTGGCGCGCAAGGACGCGCAGCTCAAGGCGGCGCTGGCCCGACTGCAGGTGTACGAAGACGAGGCCGACTACCTCCGCGCGGAGCAGCTGGGTGTGGCCGAGGCCGTGCGCGCCTCCGGGCTCCCCGAGCGGCAGCAGCGGCGGCTGGCGGTCTCCATCGTCCGTGAAGCGGAGCGCAACAACCTGGATCCGCTGCTGGTGGTGGCGCTGATCCGCTGCGAATCCTCGTTCAACAACTACGCGGTGTCCGGCGTGGGCGCCATGGGCCTCATGCAGGTGATGCCCGACACGGGCAAGTACCTGGCGGACAAGGCGGGCTACCAGCTGGGCCGCCACACCAACCTGTTCGACTTCGAGACCAACGTGAACCTGGGCACCGCCTACCTGGCGGACCTGATCGGCCGCTTCGGC is a window from the Corallococcus silvisoli genome containing:
- a CDS encoding HupE/UreJ family protein, encoding MKLAPAVRVVFMALVLLGPGAASAHADDLLSARVAREAASPERVRETLTLTPDTLRLLLPGLPPARPDVDRAPSAVLQAPRPEVEARIWSRLPLSADGAPCVLQSSEVAWDDANGTAVLAAEFTCPPGRLRQTFGVLDALPPGYRLIRAGGGAEGGFAGADFADREHPTLDMEGAGGAAEGFAGWVGEGVRHILGGVDHLLFLLAVLLVGGSFRRILVLVTSFTLAHSLTLGLTALGVFTLSARGTRWAEAAIAASILYVALENLLLRRHAHRAGTTFLFGLVHGLGFASVLGGYGLGDAVVPALAGFNLGVEMGQAAVVALLVPVLRILQRRPRLHSRVVGLSSMCLAGVGLYWMVARAVG
- a CDS encoding lmo0937 family membrane protein, whose product is MYWTMGIILLVLWGMGLITGSTEGHWVHLLLVFSLIAFVLGVASLGRRRGLA
- a CDS encoding lytic transglycosylase domain-containing protein; translated protein: MRGWTVAMAAAAVLVGTGAGAFPVQVLAGARGEAPDVTALREELARKDAQLKAALARLQVYEDEADYLRAEQLGVAEAVRASGLPERQQRRLAVSIVREAERNNLDPLLVVALIRCESSFNNYAVSGVGAMGLMQVMPDTGKYLADKAGYQLGRHTNLFDFETNVNLGTAYLADLIGRFGSVEGALVAYNAGPGLAKRILAKKANRVKFMAGYPAKVVKEFRKLKAQQEHAVSLRAEQPTNDRKG